A single Streptomyces mirabilis DNA region contains:
- a CDS encoding BlaI/MecI/CopY family transcriptional regulator — MTSAKDERRPAGELEASVMAALWAAGAPLTPGRVQTELGSGLARTTVTTILSRLHEKGFVGRERQGRGFAYFPVQDPHGLTARRMHTELDRDEDRETALARFVAQLSPDDERLLRDLLESGEPLESGE; from the coding sequence ATGACCAGCGCGAAGGACGAACGCCGACCGGCGGGTGAGCTCGAGGCCTCCGTCATGGCCGCCCTCTGGGCCGCCGGCGCACCGCTGACTCCGGGCCGCGTCCAGACGGAGCTCGGCTCGGGGCTGGCCCGTACGACGGTGACAACGATCCTGTCGAGGCTGCACGAGAAGGGATTCGTCGGCCGGGAGCGGCAGGGGCGTGGCTTCGCCTACTTCCCCGTGCAGGACCCGCACGGCCTCACCGCCCGACGCATGCACACCGAGCTCGACCGGGACGAGGACCGTGAGACGGCGCTCGCCCGGTTCGTCGCCCAGCTCAGTCCCGACGACGAGCGCCTCCTGCGTGATCTTCTGGAATCGGGTGAGCCACTAGAATCGGGTGAGTAA
- a CDS encoding DedA family protein, with the protein MAAPLFAASQLGSHLGSELAVNILSAQSLLAAFGVLGVGVVMFAETGLLIGFFLPGDSLLFTAGLLCTGSGHGGLKLSLGPLLVCAAVGALAGSQCGYLIGRKAGGALLARSGSPRLHEGAKRAEELLERYGHAKAIVLARFVPVVRTVLNPMAGALQVPARTFTVWQVVGGLVWSIGLTLAGYALGSSIPNVDRYLLPIIAVIVIVSLIPLAAEFRRSRKAAATTAQKGAEG; encoded by the coding sequence ATGGCCGCACCTTTGTTCGCAGCGTCACAGCTCGGATCACACCTCGGGTCGGAGCTGGCGGTGAACATCCTCAGCGCCCAGTCCCTGCTCGCCGCCTTCGGTGTGCTGGGCGTCGGCGTGGTGATGTTCGCGGAGACCGGGCTGCTGATCGGCTTCTTCCTGCCCGGTGACTCGCTGCTGTTCACGGCGGGCCTGCTGTGCACGGGGTCGGGCCACGGCGGCCTGAAGCTCTCCCTGGGGCCGCTCCTGGTCTGCGCCGCCGTGGGCGCGCTGGCCGGCTCCCAGTGCGGTTACCTCATCGGACGCAAGGCGGGCGGCGCCCTGCTCGCCCGCAGCGGCTCGCCCCGGCTGCACGAGGGGGCCAAGCGCGCCGAGGAGCTGCTGGAGCGGTACGGCCACGCGAAGGCGATCGTGCTGGCCCGCTTCGTCCCGGTCGTACGCACGGTGCTGAACCCGATGGCGGGCGCCCTCCAGGTCCCCGCCCGCACGTTCACCGTGTGGCAGGTCGTCGGCGGTCTCGTCTGGAGCATCGGCCTCACCCTCGCGGGCTACGCACTGGGCTCGTCGATTCCGAACGTCGACCGCTATCTACTCCCGATCATCGCCGTGATCGTCATCGTGTCCCTGATCCCGCTGGCCGCCGAGTTCCGCCGCTCCCGCAAGGCCGCGGCCACGACCGCGCAGAAGGGCGCCGAGGGATGA
- a CDS encoding phosphatase PAP2 family protein gives MMLAFNGSSIDGSAYTYVVNLAHDAPSWLDGLVSAWSTYGLALFAVLMLVGWWQARRSSAQAAIIALAVPVIVVVAFGVNSLFKMVVREDRPCQSLHVKTLEACPAPGDWSFPSNHTVIAAAAAVALLYVSRRLGTIALLAACLMAVSRVWVGAHYPHDVVAGVLVGTLIAMLLTTLLRRLSDPLAGRLTDSRLRPLLVSA, from the coding sequence ATGATGCTCGCGTTCAACGGGTCGTCGATCGACGGCTCCGCCTACACCTACGTGGTGAATCTCGCCCATGACGCCCCGTCCTGGCTGGACGGCCTGGTGTCCGCCTGGTCGACGTACGGGCTGGCACTGTTCGCCGTTCTCATGCTCGTGGGCTGGTGGCAGGCCCGTCGCAGCAGCGCCCAGGCGGCGATAATCGCGCTCGCGGTGCCGGTGATCGTCGTCGTGGCGTTCGGGGTGAACTCCCTGTTCAAAATGGTCGTCCGCGAGGACCGCCCCTGTCAGAGCCTGCACGTGAAGACGCTGGAGGCGTGTCCGGCGCCGGGCGACTGGTCCTTCCCCAGCAATCACACGGTCATCGCCGCCGCGGCCGCCGTGGCCCTGCTCTACGTATCCCGTCGCCTCGGCACCATCGCCCTGCTGGCCGCCTGTCTGATGGCCGTCTCCCGGGTCTGGGTCGGCGCGCACTATCCGCACGACGTGGTCGCCGGTGTCCTGGTCGGCACGCTGATCGCGATGCTGCTGACGACCCTTCTGCGCAGACTCTCCGACCCGCTGGCGGGCCGGCTGACGGACTCGCGGCTACGGCCACTGCTGGTCTCGGCGTAG
- a CDS encoding response regulator transcription factor, translating into MRHTILVVEDDHALRDVLLRGLRDEGFDTVPAPDGATALRLAGDDVDAAVLDVGLPDADGRDVCQAIRANGFLSPVIFLTAHHHLTDRLAGFSAGGDDYLPKPFHLTELAARLRAALKRSGPLPATTAGDLVLDPVGHSLTVQGTRVGLTPTEFRLLAALMAGSGDIVRRRELIRAGWPEGAQVSDNTLDQYLTRLRRKLRDGGSALTITTARGIGHRLS; encoded by the coding sequence ATGCGGCACACGATCCTGGTCGTCGAGGACGACCACGCCCTGCGTGACGTCCTGCTGCGCGGGCTGCGCGACGAGGGCTTCGACACCGTGCCCGCCCCGGACGGGGCTACCGCGCTGCGGCTGGCCGGGGACGACGTCGACGCGGCCGTGCTGGACGTCGGGCTGCCCGACGCGGACGGGCGGGACGTGTGCCAGGCGATCCGAGCCAATGGTTTCCTCTCGCCCGTCATCTTCCTGACGGCCCATCACCACCTCACGGACCGGCTGGCGGGCTTCTCGGCCGGCGGCGACGACTATCTGCCCAAGCCGTTCCACCTGACGGAGCTGGCCGCCCGGCTGCGGGCGGCGCTCAAGCGCAGTGGACCGCTCCCGGCCACCACGGCCGGGGACCTGGTCCTGGACCCGGTCGGGCACAGCCTCACCGTCCAGGGCACCCGGGTCGGCCTCACCCCGACGGAGTTCCGGCTGCTGGCGGCGCTGATGGCGGGGTCCGGGGACATCGTCCGCAGGCGGGAGCTGATCAGGGCCGGCTGGCCGGAAGGCGCTCAGGTCAGCGACAACACGCTGGACCAGTATCTGACCCGGCTGCGCCGCAAGCTCCGGGACGGCGGCAGCGCGCTGACCATCACCACGGCGCGCGGCATCGGCCACCGGCTGTCATGA
- a CDS encoding sensor histidine kinase codes for MRAFASRWWPRTLRGRLSLVALTTATILMVILTVAFNTVVRRHLQHQADDELRTRAAAVTATVVTDGSRVRVLETPGEELLDTNVWIYSDGRLLEKPSSATATSPLTRAADRLVARDARTCVTVHSHDEVRLCSRPVPGGKGAAAVVTALDLSPYRSSADTMLFASLALDAAMLACTYALTRLAVGRALRPVRSMTEHATQWSAIASQERFGSVTRPTELAQLGGSLDALLDRIRALLRHEQQLTRELSHELRNPLARIIAELDWWGTRPRSDADTKATHAAIADAAQSMRTICDTLLDEARDSAATAPGTADVLPVLHRLVDRLGPTKEGVEVVVTVPDARLSAGVPDALLERIVSPLLDNALRHARTRVEILARADPGGVSVEVGDDGPGVPASFAAQLFQPGRRADPEDGHGGAGLGLPLARRLARSAGGEVDHDGRHTSGATFVVTLPAG; via the coding sequence ATGAGGGCGTTCGCCTCACGATGGTGGCCGCGCACCCTGCGGGGCCGGCTCTCCCTGGTCGCGCTCACCACGGCGACGATCCTGATGGTGATCCTCACGGTCGCGTTCAACACGGTCGTACGCCGTCACCTTCAGCACCAGGCGGACGACGAGCTGCGCACCCGGGCCGCCGCCGTCACCGCGACCGTCGTCACCGACGGCTCCCGGGTGCGGGTCCTGGAGACCCCGGGCGAGGAGCTTCTCGACACGAACGTGTGGATCTACTCGGACGGCCGGCTGCTCGAGAAGCCCTCGTCCGCCACCGCCACCAGCCCGCTGACCCGCGCCGCCGACCGGCTCGTGGCGCGCGACGCCCGGACCTGCGTCACCGTGCACAGTCACGACGAGGTACGGCTGTGCTCGCGCCCGGTGCCCGGTGGCAAGGGCGCCGCTGCCGTCGTCACGGCGCTGGACCTCTCCCCGTACCGCAGTTCGGCCGACACGATGCTCTTCGCGTCCCTCGCCCTCGACGCCGCGATGCTCGCCTGCACGTACGCGCTGACGCGGCTGGCGGTGGGCCGTGCCCTGCGTCCCGTGCGCTCGATGACCGAGCACGCCACCCAGTGGAGCGCGATAGCCTCCCAGGAGCGTTTCGGCTCCGTGACCCGCCCCACCGAACTCGCCCAGCTGGGCGGTTCGCTGGACGCCCTCCTCGACCGCATCCGCGCGCTGCTGCGGCACGAACAGCAGCTCACCCGGGAGCTGTCGCACGAGCTGCGCAACCCGCTCGCCCGGATCATCGCCGAGCTCGACTGGTGGGGAACCCGCCCCCGCTCCGACGCCGACACCAAGGCCACGCACGCGGCGATCGCCGACGCGGCCCAGTCCATGCGCACGATCTGCGACACCCTGCTCGACGAGGCCCGCGACAGCGCGGCCACCGCGCCCGGCACGGCCGACGTGCTGCCGGTGCTGCACCGCCTGGTGGACCGCCTCGGCCCCACGAAGGAGGGCGTGGAAGTCGTCGTCACCGTCCCGGACGCGCGGTTGTCGGCCGGGGTGCCGGACGCCCTTCTGGAGCGCATCGTCAGCCCGCTCCTCGACAACGCCCTGCGGCACGCGCGCACCCGGGTCGAGATCCTGGCCCGCGCTGATCCCGGCGGCGTGAGCGTCGAGGTCGGGGACGACGGTCCCGGCGTACCGGCGTCGTTCGCGGCGCAGCTCTTCCAGCCCGGCCGGCGCGCCGATCCCGAGGACGGACACGGCGGAGCGGGCCTCGGGCTGCCGCTGGCGCGACGCCTGGCCCGCTCCGCCGGCGGGGAGGTGGACCACGACGGGCGGCACACCTCCGGCGCGACGTTCGTGGTCACGCTTCCCGCGGGTTGA